The following nucleotide sequence is from Bradyrhizobium roseum.
GACCCTGGGCCGCCCGCCCCGCCTTCGACGAGGTGATCCAGGCCAGTTCCGGTTTCGCTTCCGCGATGGGCAGCGACGATGAACCGGCCTTCGTGCCGAGCCTGGTCGCGGACAAGATCTGCGGGCTGACGATCGTGGGCGCGGTGTCGGCGGCGCTGCTGCATCGCGCGCGCACCGGCAAGGGACAGATGGTCGAAGTCCCCATGTTAGAGACCATCACCGCCTTCAACAGCATCGAAATGCTCGGCGGCCACGCCTTCGATCCGCCGATCGGACCGGCCGGCTACAAGCGCATGAAAGAGCGGCGGCCGGTGCGCACCAGGGATGGCTGGCTGACCATGCTGCCTTATTCGGGAGACAACTGGTGCACCTTTTTCGAAACCGTCGGCCATCCCGAATGCATTGAACAATTCGCGGTCAGGGACGCGGTGGCGCGCGGGAAAAATATCGATCGGATCTACGACAAGATGGCCGAGATCGCGATCACGCGGACCACGGCCGAATGGGAAGAACTGCTGCTTCGCATCGACGTTCCCCACGCCGCGTTTGCGAAGATTACCGAGATCGCCGAACAACCGCATTTGAAAGCCGTCGGGATGATCACCACGCTCGATCATCCGAGCGAGGGCAAGATCCGGCAGGCACGTCCCTCCGCCCGCTTTTCGGATACGCCGGCGGAAATCCGCCGCATGCCACCCCGGCTTGGCGAGCACTCGCGCGCGATCCTGCGCGAGGCCGGCTTTACCGAGGAAGACGTGGCTTCCATGATCGAGAGGAAAGCGGTCGGGACCTCCTCCTGAACCCGTACACCGAGGTTCTTGAGGGAGGTGAAGATCGCCTTGGCCGCCACAATGGAGCGATCCGCCGCAGAATCACACGCGCCGGTCGAATGGCGCGCACCGGCCGACGGCGAGAATTCTCAGATCGAAGTGCGCGCTTGCGAAGCTGCGCGAGGTTGCCGCGGCTGAACCCCGGGCGATGTATCCGCGGGGAGGCCGGGCTCGGGTCCCGCGATCGGAGCGGATTCTTCTCCCAGCGCCCGCCGCACCATGCTGCTGAGTTCGGATTTGCGGTAAGGCTTCGAGAGCAGCAGGACGCCGGGATCAAGCCGCCCGTGGTGCACGATCGCATCCTCGGTATAACCTGACGTATAGAGGACCTTCGTTCCCGGCCGGCGCCGCTCCATCTCGTCGGCAAGCTGACGGCCGGTCAGGCCTCCCGGCATGATCATATCGGTAAACAACAGGTCGAACGCCGCGCCGCGCTCCTCCAGTTCGAGCGCCGCCCGGCTGTCGGTCGCCGCGAGCGTTTTATAGCCGAGGCTGTTCAACTGGGCGAGCACGAAGCCGCGGACGAGGTCGTCGTCCTCGACCACCAGAACGGTCTCTCCGGCGCCCCGCGCGTGCTCGACCACGGGCGCGACGGCGTCGGCAGAGCCGGCCGCGGTCGGCAGATATAGCTTGAATGTGGTGCCGAGACCTTCCTCGCTGTAGACCTTGATGTGCCCGCCCGACTGCTTCACGAAGCCGTACACCATGCTGAGGCCCAATCCCGTGCCCCGGCCGGTCTCCTTGGTGGTGAAGAAGGGCTCGAATATCTTGTCGCGGACCCCCGGCGGCATGCCGCTGCCGGTATCAGTCACGGCGACCATCGCGTAGGCGCCCGAGCGAGCGTCGGGATTCATGCGCGCATAGGCTTCGTCGAGCACCACATCCGCGGCTTCAAGTATCAGCTTGCCGCCATGCGGCATCGCATCCCGGGCATTGATCGCCAGGTTCAGCAGCGCATTGGCGAGTTGCGAAGGATCGATGTGAACGGTGGGCATGTTGTCGGCCAGCCGCAACCGGACCTCGATCTGCTCGCCGAGCGTGGGCTTGAGCAGCTTGCACATTTCCTGGATGGTCTCGTTGATATCCACGTTGCGCGGCTGCAGAGGCTGCTTGCGGGCGAAAGCCAGCAGATGCTTGATCAATTCGGAGCAACGATCGGCGGCCTGATCGATCAGCGCCGCGACGTCCTGAAGATCGCTCCGGCCGCCGAGCTCGGCCACGAGGATTTCCGTCGTCCCGGTGATGACCGTGAGCATATTGTTGAAGTCGTGGGCGACACCGCCGGTGAGTTTTCCGATCGCATCGAGCTTTTGCGACTGATGCAGCTTGCGTTCGATGTCGCGACCCGCGGTGACATCGTGATAGATCAGCGCGGCGCCGCTGAATTCCCCCGCGGCATCGTGCAGCGAACAGCAGCTGACCAACGTATGGATCGGATCGTGCCGACCCGGCTGACGGATCACGACTTCTTCCTGGTCGAACTGTTCGCCGCGCATCGCGCGCGCCACCGGCATATCGCCGGTGGCGATGATCGTGGTCCCGTCGGCGCGATACAAGGCGTTCACCGCCCTCAATTGATCGAGCGTCATCCCGGGGCGATAGCCCAGCAGCGACTCGGTGGCGCGATTGGCAAGCAGGATCGCTCCTTTGGCATCGATGATCAATGCCGCCTCAGCCATGCCGGCGAACATGCTCTTGATCACCGACGTCGAACGGAGAAGCTGCTCCTGTGCGACAACCAGATGCCGGGTACGGTCCGCGACCGCGGCTTCCAGTCTTTCGTTCTCTCCTTCCTTGTCGCGCAACGAACTCTTCAGCTCCCGGCTGTCCCGAATCAGGATCAATGCGAGAAGGACGACCAGCGCGGTTCCGACGAGGCCGGCGGCGACCAGGTAGCTTCCAGTCTGTTGCGATTGTTCGGACCTGGCCGCGAGCAACCGCTCCTCTTCGGCCACCAGCTGGCCAAAACTCTCGGTGACGGCGGCCATCGCGGAGATGCCCCCGCCTTTCGCGATCAGGGCCGCCATTCCCGCCGTATCGCCCGCCTCCCGAAGCCGGACCAACTCGCTGGGTCCCGCAAACCGTTGGGCCACGATGACGCCGGTGCTTTCCAGCAGGCGCGTCTGGCGCGGATTGTCCCGCGTCGTCTCGGTCAGATCCGCGAGGGCCGGCCCGATGCGCTCCAGGGATTCGCGGTACTCCGCCGCCAGACGCGGATCGTTGGCGAGCGCGAATCCGCGCGCTGCGCTCTCCGCCTGGCGAATCAGAAGCTGCGCGTCCGAGAGCTTGTGCAGGACTTCCAGGCTGTGGGTGACCCGCAGCGCATCGGAACGGGATTTGAATTCGAGGAAGATCGAGGCCGCGCAGATCAACAACAACGCGAAAAGGCCCATGCCGAGCAGGGCGCGCTGTGACCGCATCGCGAACCGTCGCCGGCTGAGCCGGGAATTCTTATTCGAGTTCAGACGCAAGCCTTCCGGCGCTGTCGCGCCCCCCGCAAAAAAACTCCACGTAAAGGCCAGAGAGTTATGTCCTCGACGTACCAAGCCCCAGCGCTCGCAGTCGATTTCGTCAGCCGCGAATCGTCACGCAAGCTACAGACGATGCCAATTATCGTCTGCACACAAACGGGCATACCGCCAGCATCCGAATGCGATTTGCAGGAAGCGCATCATCATCGCACCTTTTTGTCTGGCGTGCGGCCGGCGCCCTTTCCGGAATCCGATTGCGTGTTGGTGACGCGCGGCGATCAACCCGTCGCCAAACAGATGATATCCGTCATTCCAACGCGTTCGATGCGACCTGATTCGCGTTTGTCAGAAGTTGCTCCGCGAACGCTTCGCCTGCCCCGGATTTACAGCGCTACGCCGATACCGATCCTTTTCGGGAAAGCGCTGATCCTGTTCAAGGGCAGCGTGAACTGCACGGTGCTCGAACCGGAAGGCCGGCTGGTATCGATCCTGTCGATCGACGCGGCGTTGCTCGACCAGAGCAGGTTCGATTTCGACGACGGCTTTCTCCTGGTGCGGCTGCCGGTGGCGGAACTTGCCCGACTTCAAGCGTCAAGCCGGCCCATCTCCTCCGGGAGTTACTTGAGGTCCCTGAACACTCTACGGAAATCCGGGAGCTGCAATCTTTCTTTCTCCCGCTGATATTCGATCTCGTTCAAAGGGCCTATCGCTGAAATGCGTGTCCGGAGGTTCATCTCATTGGGTTGTCGGACGATGTAATAGAACTCCGTGATCGACCGGTTTGCCGGCTGCGACCCCATCCGGGGATGCCGGGCGACTACGATGTATTTTGGACTCCAGCCGGCTTGAAATACGGTCGCGTCGGGGAGGCCGTCACCTGCGCAGTCACCGCGCATGTCAGCGGATACGGACCGACAGAGGCTCATGTCTTCGAGAATGTCGACTGCGACCAGCCGGTATGGTCCGTCAAGGACTTCGTCCCAAACGAATCCATTGCCGCATCCGGTCAGGCATAAGAACGTGACCAGGCTGGCCCTTCGCATGGCGTGTGAAATCATGCCTGGAGCCGCAAGATCGGTAATTTTGGAGTGCCCGGTCTTATACCGAAGTGGCGCGCCCGAAGAGATTCGAACTCCTGACCCCCAGATTCGTAGTCTGGTGCTCTATCCAGCTGAGCTACGGGCGCGTTTTCGCCTGGCATTTGGGCCTTGAGGGGCCCGGATGCGTCCGGACAAGGCCGGACGGTCGCGAAAGAGCGCTTTAGCTACCCGCTCCCGCCCCGCTTTGCAAGGGTTGGGGAAGCCGGTTTTGGGCGGTGAAGCCGGGGCGGTTAATTCGATGTCGTTCAGCCACTTGCACGACAGGCCGGTGGAGTTTGCCTGTGATCGCAGCGGGATTCCCCGCAATGACGGATGGACCGACAGGCCTTATGCCCACGCCCGCTCGTTGCGGACGCTCTGCAGTTCCACCGGGCGGTCGGGGATCGATATCCGGAAGGTGGCGCCGATGGTGCCTTCGACGAGGTGGATGTCGCCGCCATGGGCGCGGATCAGTTCGGCGGCGATGGCCAGCCCCAGCCCGCTGCCGCCGGGGCGGCCGGAGGTCTGGAACGCCTCGAACAGGTGCTCGCGCGCTTTCGCCGGCACGCCGGGGCCGGTGTCGGAGACCTCGATGATCGCGACCGAGCCTTCGCGGCGGCCGGTGATGCGGATCTGCAGCGGCGACCCCTCGCCCCGCGGGCGGCTTTCCAGCGCCTGTGCGGCGTTACGCACCAGGTTGAGCAGCACGCGAAACAGCTGGTCGGGGTCGGCGTCGATCGCGAGCCCGCGCTCGATCGCGCTGATCCAGGTGATCGAGGCATCGGCGGCCAACCCGGCAGATTCCCGCACCTCGGTCGCCACCGGCTCGACCAGGATCATGCGGCGGTCGGGCTCGGCCTCCTGCGCGCGGCCATAGGACAGCGTCGACTGGCAGAAATCGATGGCGCGTTCCAGCGAGCGCATCAGTTTCGGTGCAAAACGCTGCACGCGCGGGTCCGGCACGCTGGCGAGCTGGTCCGACAGCAATTGCGACGACGCCAGAAGATTGCGCAGATCGTGGTTGATCTTCGAAACCGCCAACCCGAGCG
It contains:
- a CDS encoding CaiB/BaiF CoA transferase family protein, with translation MSQPSGPLAGIKVLDITSVLYGPYASQTLGDWGAEVIKIEPLTGDTWRYSGQFRNRGMSGQFMAVNRNKRSLALDLKQPDGKAVLQRLIATADVLLTNIRPAALARLGFGYDACQQINPRLVYAAATGFGQDGPWAARPAFDEVIQASSGFASAMGSDDEPAFVPSLVADKICGLTIVGAVSAALLHRARTGKGQMVEVPMLETITAFNSIEMLGGHAFDPPIGPAGYKRMKERRPVRTRDGWLTMLPYSGDNWCTFFETVGHPECIEQFAVRDAVARGKNIDRIYDKMAEIAITRTTAEWEELLLRIDVPHAAFAKITEIAEQPHLKAVGMITTLDHPSEGKIRQARPSARFSDTPAEIRRMPPRLGEHSRAILREAGFTEEDVASMIERKAVGTSS
- a CDS encoding CHASE3 domain-containing protein, yielding MRSQRALLGMGLFALLLICAASIFLEFKSRSDALRVTHSLEVLHKLSDAQLLIRQAESAARGFALANDPRLAAEYRESLERIGPALADLTETTRDNPRQTRLLESTGVIVAQRFAGPSELVRLREAGDTAGMAALIAKGGGISAMAAVTESFGQLVAEEERLLAARSEQSQQTGSYLVAAGLVGTALVVLLALILIRDSRELKSSLRDKEGENERLEAAVADRTRHLVVAQEQLLRSTSVIKSMFAGMAEAALIIDAKGAILLANRATESLLGYRPGMTLDQLRAVNALYRADGTTIIATGDMPVARAMRGEQFDQEEVVIRQPGRHDPIHTLVSCCSLHDAAGEFSGAALIYHDVTAGRDIERKLHQSQKLDAIGKLTGGVAHDFNNMLTVITGTTEILVAELGGRSDLQDVAALIDQAADRCSELIKHLLAFARKQPLQPRNVDINETIQEMCKLLKPTLGEQIEVRLRLADNMPTVHIDPSQLANALLNLAINARDAMPHGGKLILEAADVVLDEAYARMNPDARSGAYAMVAVTDTGSGMPPGVRDKIFEPFFTTKETGRGTGLGLSMVYGFVKQSGGHIKVYSEEGLGTTFKLYLPTAAGSADAVAPVVEHARGAGETVLVVEDDDLVRGFVLAQLNSLGYKTLAATDSRAALELEERGAAFDLLFTDMIMPGGLTGRQLADEMERRRPGTKVLYTSGYTEDAIVHHGRLDPGVLLLSKPYRKSELSSMVRRALGEESAPIAGPEPGLPADTSPGVQPRQPRAASQARTSI